Proteins found in one Miscanthus floridulus cultivar M001 chromosome 4, ASM1932011v1, whole genome shotgun sequence genomic segment:
- the LOC136548546 gene encoding uncharacterized protein — protein sequence MAAYCREVGQLEDKFNGLELNHISRRLNEAADALTKTTSGREPVPTGVFASDQYKPSVHYEEPEQTNDVPPTLGSGANQLAAPSDPKVMELEEDPATVLDPLTDWRMPYLDYLLREALRTDKTEARRLARRAKSFVLIEGELYKQSYTGILQRCIPIKRGKQLLSDIHGGVCEHHTAPRTLVKNTFRQGFYWPTVVVDAEQIVRTYEGC from the coding sequence atggctgcatattgtcGAGAAGTcggccagctggaggacaagttcaacggtcttgagctcaatcacatctcgaGGCGTCTCAATGAGGCTGCCGACGCGCTGACGAAAACGACATCAGgccgagagccagtgccaacgggcgtctttgctagcgatcagtacaagccctcggtccactATGAGGAGCCGGAACAGACCAATGACGTGCCGCCCACCCTTGGCTCCGGGGCTAACCAGCTGgcggctccatccgaccccaaagtcatggagcttgaggaGGATCCAGCGACAGTGCTCGACCCTCTGAccgactggaggatgccttacctcgactacctcctccgtgaggcgctGCGGAcggacaaaacagaggctcggcgGCTCGcgcgtcgtgccaagtcctttgtccttattgagggcgagctctacaaGCAAAGCTACACCGGGATcttacagcgctgcatccccattaaacgagggaagcagttgctgagtgatatccacggtggggtctgcgagCACCACACcgcgcctagaaccctggtcaaaaacacattccgacaaggcttctactggccgaccgtagTAGTTgatgctgaacagattgtgcgcacctacgaagggtgttaa